The Bacillota bacterium genome has a window encoding:
- a CDS encoding stage V sporulation protein S, protein MEVLKVSAQSNPKSVAGALTAVLREKGTAEIQAVGAGAVNQAVKAIAITRGFIAPNGIDLVAVPAFVEISIDGEERTAIKFIVEPR, encoded by the coding sequence GTGGAAGTGCTCAAAGTTTCTGCCCAATCGAATCCGAAATCAGTTGCCGGTGCACTCACCGCTGTTTTGAGAGAAAAAGGGACTGCAGAAATTCAAGCCGTAGGTGCTGGCGCGGTAAATCAAGCTGTAAAGGCAATCGCGATAACGCGAGGCTTTATTGCTCCTAACGGCATCGACCTTGTCGCAGTACCGGCTTTTGTTGAAATTTCCATTGATGGTGAAGAGCGAACTGCAATTAAATTTATTGTAGAGCCCAGATAA
- the rnc gene encoding ribonuclease III: MEINSRRKLRQFQKAIDIFFNQPELLERALTHPSYAAEHGGGKNHNQRLEFLGDAILSSVIADYLYQRYPDESEGKLTRMRAAAVCEPTLARLAEHLKLGSYLRLGRGEELSGGRRRPSNLADALEALTAAIFLDQGWDKARDFLHNLFKEEIEKTAEGLSLDYKTFLQEIIQQQGNGRLQYVILAESGPDHAKQFTSGVLWRGQMLGKGTGKSKKEAEQQAARAALEFLRNRTNPYL, translated from the coding sequence ATGGAAATAAATAGCCGTAGGAAGTTGCGGCAGTTCCAAAAAGCGATCGATATTTTCTTTAACCAGCCAGAGCTTTTAGAAAGGGCACTGACTCATCCGTCTTACGCAGCCGAACATGGCGGAGGAAAAAATCATAACCAGCGGCTTGAATTTCTTGGTGATGCGATTTTAAGTTCGGTTATTGCGGATTATCTCTATCAACGTTATCCGGATGAGTCGGAAGGAAAGCTTACCAGAATGAGAGCAGCGGCTGTCTGTGAACCCACCCTTGCCCGGCTTGCCGAGCACCTGAAGTTAGGAAGCTACCTTCGCCTCGGGCGCGGTGAAGAGCTTTCGGGAGGGAGAAGGCGTCCCTCTAACCTTGCCGATGCCCTGGAAGCCCTTACGGCAGCAATTTTCCTGGACCAGGGATGGGATAAGGCCAGGGATTTTTTACATAATTTATTTAAAGAAGAAATCGAAAAAACTGCCGAGGGTTTATCTCTGGACTATAAGACATTTCTCCAAGAAATCATTCAGCAACAAGGAAATGGGAGATTGCAGTATGTTATTTTAGCTGAATCAGGGCCCGATCACGCGAAACAGTTTACTTCGGGCGTTCTCTGGCGCGGTCAAATGCTGGGAAAAGGTACTGGCAAATCAAAAAAGGAGGCTGAACAACAGGCGGCAAGGGCTGCTTTAGAGTTCCTGAGAAACCGAACAAATCCTTATTTGTGA
- the fabF gene encoding beta-ketoacyl-ACP synthase II has translation MAEVAKERVVVTGLGVISPVGTGKESFWSSLIQGKSGIGPITRFDPSLFTSRIAAEVKDFNLDAYLEKKEAKRMDRFTQFGVAAAKLALEDASLELEKEEPDRVGVIIGSGIGGIETLEEQLRLLIAKGPGRISPFFVPMMISNMAAGQIAICLGPKGPNLTLVTACASGTNAIGEAFRVLQRGEADVMLAGGTETPITQIALGGFCAMRAMSTRNEEPTRASRPFDQQRDGLVIGEGAGVLVLERLSHALARRAKIYCEISGYGTTADGYHITAPDPAGAGAARAIGLALQDANLPPESVDYINAHGTSTDLNDKIETMAIKKVLGEHAYRVPVSSIKSMIGHLMGAAGAVEAIATALTIATGLVPPTINYEIPDPECDLDYVPNQARQLSIKVAISNSFGFGGHNAVLVFQKFNY, from the coding sequence ATGGCGGAGGTCGCAAAAGAACGGGTCGTAGTTACGGGCCTGGGTGTAATTTCTCCGGTTGGGACAGGTAAAGAGTCCTTCTGGTCCTCTTTAATCCAGGGAAAATCCGGGATCGGTCCCATTACTCGCTTTGATCCTTCTCTGTTTACAAGTCGAATTGCCGCTGAGGTTAAGGACTTTAACCTTGACGCTTATTTAGAGAAAAAAGAGGCCAAGAGAATGGACCGTTTTACCCAGTTCGGAGTTGCTGCTGCAAAACTAGCCTTAGAAGACGCTTCCCTCGAATTAGAAAAAGAAGAGCCAGATCGCGTGGGCGTCATTATCGGTTCCGGGATCGGCGGGATTGAAACCCTCGAAGAACAACTTCGCCTCTTGATTGCGAAAGGCCCCGGACGGATTAGCCCCTTTTTTGTTCCGATGATGATTAGCAATATGGCCGCTGGACAAATTGCTATTTGTTTGGGACCAAAAGGGCCCAATCTGACACTCGTAACTGCTTGCGCCTCAGGAACGAACGCGATCGGGGAGGCCTTTCGGGTATTACAAAGGGGCGAAGCGGATGTAATGCTTGCCGGCGGAACCGAGACTCCTATTACTCAAATCGCTCTTGGCGGCTTTTGTGCAATGCGTGCCATGTCGACGCGCAACGAGGAGCCCACTCGCGCCAGTCGACCCTTTGATCAACAAAGAGACGGTCTGGTAATTGGAGAGGGGGCCGGGGTTTTAGTCCTCGAAAGACTTTCCCACGCCCTGGCAAGAAGAGCAAAGATTTATTGCGAAATCTCCGGATATGGAACAACAGCCGATGGTTATCACATCACTGCTCCCGATCCCGCCGGTGCCGGAGCTGCCCGCGCGATCGGTCTTGCACTGCAAGACGCTAATTTACCTCCTGAAAGCGTTGATTATATTAACGCGCACGGAACGTCTACGGACTTAAATGACAAAATAGAGACCATGGCAATTAAAAAGGTGCTGGGAGAACATGCTTATCGGGTTCCGGTGAGCTCGATTAAATCTATGATCGGTCACTTAATGGGAGCAGCAGGAGCTGTTGAGGCAATCGCAACGGCACTTACGATTGCCACGGGATTAGTTCCGCCTACCATCAATTATGAAATACCCGACCCGGAATGCGATTTAGACTATGTGCCCAACCAAGCCCGGCAGCTTTCTATAAAGGTCGCGATCTCTAATTCCTTTGGTTTTGGAGGTCACAACGCCGTTTTGGTTTTCCAAAAGTTCAATTATTGA
- the acpP gene encoding acyl carrier protein → MAEYDEKTIFEKVKAIIVEQLGVEEDDVTPETTFEELNADSLDIVELIMALEEEFDLEIPDEEAEKILTVGAAVEYIKENQ, encoded by the coding sequence ATGGCCGAATACGACGAAAAAACAATTTTTGAAAAGGTTAAGGCGATTATTGTTGAGCAACTTGGTGTCGAAGAAGATGATGTGACTCCCGAGACCACTTTTGAAGAACTAAATGCTGACTCCCTGGACATCGTAGAATTAATCATGGCATTAGAAGAAGAGTTTGATCTTGAGATCCCTGATGAAGAAGCTGAAAAAATTCTCACTGTAGGAGCAGCCGTCGAGTACATCAAGGAAAATCAGTAG
- the fabG gene encoding 3-oxoacyl-[acyl-carrier-protein] reductase: MILENRTALVTGASQGIGRAIALGLARAGAQVAVNFYPGQDEKAAQVVAEIEKLGGAGFAVTADVRNKSAVEEMVTTVQKRFGSLEILVNNAGITCDRLLLRMKDQDWEDVLATNLTGVFYCTRAALKLMLKQRWGRIINIASVIGVTGNIGQANYAAAKAGVIGFTKSVAREVAARGITANAVAPGYIETEMTEKILPESKEELLKRIPVGRTGKPDEVAGVVVFLASPAADYITGQTIHVDGGMVI; this comes from the coding sequence ATGATTTTAGAAAACCGAACTGCTTTAGTGACGGGTGCCTCACAGGGAATTGGGCGTGCAATTGCCCTGGGGTTGGCCCGGGCGGGAGCACAGGTGGCGGTAAATTTTTATCCCGGTCAGGACGAAAAAGCTGCGCAGGTAGTAGCCGAAATCGAAAAACTCGGGGGGGCAGGTTTTGCGGTTACGGCAGATGTTAGGAACAAATCAGCCGTAGAAGAAATGGTGACGACGGTTCAGAAACGTTTTGGTAGTCTCGAAATTCTCGTTAATAATGCGGGAATTACTTGTGACCGTTTACTACTTCGCATGAAGGATCAAGATTGGGAGGATGTTTTAGCTACTAATTTAACAGGGGTATTTTACTGCACGCGCGCTGCTCTAAAACTAATGCTCAAACAACGCTGGGGAAGGATAATAAACATTGCCTCGGTGATCGGAGTTACGGGCAACATAGGACAGGCCAACTACGCAGCCGCAAAAGCTGGCGTCATTGGATTTACAAAAAGTGTTGCCCGCGAGGTAGCCGCCCGGGGAATTACTGCCAACGCGGTTGCGCCCGGCTATATCGAAACGGAAATGACAGAAAAAATCCTTCCCGAATCAAAAGAGGAGCTATTAAAACGAATACCCGTGGGGAGAACCGGAAAGCCGGATGAAGTTGCCGGAGTAGTTGTATTTTTAGCTTCCCCCGCTGCAGATTATATTACAGGACAAACGATACATGTAGATGGAGGAATGGTCATATGA
- the fabD gene encoding ACP S-malonyltransferase: protein MNKKVFVFPGQGSQYVGMGADLFRSDPAAAHVFKQADQILGYSLTQLCFEGPAELLNQTGFTQPAVFTTSIAVLEVLKNQGVSYEAVAGHSLGEYSALVAAGVLNFSDALKIVQKRAQLMEKTVSRNEGGMAAILGLERGMVEEICCLARAKGIVQPANFNAPEQVVISGEKAGLEEAFILARKAGAKRIIPLPVSGPFHCSLMEGAGQELALYLEEVSFSVPRVPYVANVLGDYVSDPEAIKSLLVEQVKKAVYWEESIKRLSQDGYNTFIEVGPGKVLSGLIKRIVHGAQALYVEDRTSLQKVLAQLRGTV from the coding sequence ATGAATAAAAAGGTTTTTGTTTTCCCCGGTCAAGGTTCCCAATATGTCGGTATGGGGGCAGATCTTTTCCGAAGCGATCCTGCAGCGGCACATGTTTTTAAGCAGGCGGATCAAATTTTGGGTTATTCACTGACCCAACTATGTTTCGAGGGTCCTGCGGAACTTTTAAATCAGACCGGATTTACGCAACCTGCTGTTTTTACGACGAGTATCGCGGTTCTGGAGGTTTTAAAAAATCAAGGGGTTAGTTATGAAGCTGTTGCAGGTCACAGCCTGGGCGAATATTCTGCCCTGGTTGCAGCAGGTGTCTTAAATTTTTCCGATGCCTTGAAAATTGTTCAGAAGCGGGCGCAGTTAATGGAAAAGACTGTTTCAAGGAATGAAGGGGGAATGGCAGCAATCCTCGGTCTTGAACGGGGAATGGTGGAAGAAATTTGCTGCCTGGCCAGGGCAAAAGGTATTGTCCAACCGGCAAATTTTAACGCGCCGGAACAGGTTGTAATCTCCGGTGAAAAAGCGGGGTTAGAAGAGGCATTTATTTTGGCACGTAAGGCTGGTGCAAAAAGAATCATTCCTTTACCGGTAAGCGGTCCTTTTCATTGTTCTCTGATGGAGGGAGCGGGACAGGAATTGGCTCTTTATCTTGAAGAAGTCTCTTTTTCCGTACCGCGCGTTCCTTATGTAGCAAATGTTCTGGGAGATTATGTCTCGGACCCGGAGGCTATTAAGTCACTTCTTGTAGAACAGGTGAAAAAGGCAGTATACTGGGAAGAATCGATAAAAAGGCTGAGCCAGGACGGGTATAACACTTTTATCGAAGTCGGGCCGGGTAAAGTGCTGTCCGGCTTGATTAAAAGGATCGTACATGGGGCACAAGCCCTTTACGTTGAAGATAGAACTTCCTTACAAAAGGTGCTTGCACAATTAAGGGGGACTGTTTAA
- the fabK gene encoding enoyl-[acyl-carrier-protein] reductase FabK — translation MLRTLLCDLLEIEYPILQGGMAWVATAELAAAVSQAGGLGIIGAGNAEPEALRAEIKKVRSLTSRPFGVNIYYMSPHVEELINLVIAEQVPVITTGAGNPGKHLPRLKEAGIKVIPVVASVALAKRLERAGVDALIAEGMECGGHIGEITTMALVPQIVDAVSIPVIAAGGIADGRGLVAALALGAVGVQMGTRFICASECTVHPNYKNAVIKAGDRDTVVTGYPGHYVRVLRNKLTRQFEELSKRGASPEEFQELGMNKLRAAVVEGDVSYGSLMAGQIASLVKKIEPAGVIIEEIMKEAEEVIKRLGVLSNE, via the coding sequence ATGTTAAGAACCCTGTTATGTGATTTGCTCGAAATCGAATATCCCATTTTGCAGGGAGGAATGGCTTGGGTTGCAACTGCGGAGTTAGCGGCTGCTGTTTCTCAGGCGGGAGGTCTGGGCATCATTGGGGCCGGGAACGCGGAGCCTGAAGCGCTCCGGGCAGAAATCAAAAAGGTCCGGTCGCTTACGAGTCGTCCGTTCGGAGTTAACATTTACTACATGTCACCTCATGTAGAAGAATTAATCAATCTGGTAATTGCCGAGCAGGTTCCCGTAATTACTACAGGAGCAGGAAACCCGGGAAAACACCTCCCCCGCCTAAAAGAAGCAGGAATCAAAGTGATACCTGTGGTTGCATCGGTTGCTTTAGCAAAACGTCTCGAACGTGCAGGGGTGGATGCGCTCATTGCAGAGGGCATGGAGTGCGGTGGTCATATCGGTGAAATCACAACAATGGCCCTGGTTCCACAAATTGTAGATGCCGTCAGCATTCCGGTCATTGCTGCAGGTGGTATCGCCGATGGAAGAGGACTGGTTGCCGCTCTCGCCCTTGGTGCCGTAGGGGTCCAAATGGGAACCCGCTTTATTTGTGCTTCCGAATGTACAGTTCATCCTAACTACAAAAATGCGGTCATCAAGGCCGGTGACCGCGATACGGTAGTTACAGGTTACCCGGGCCATTACGTGAGGGTTTTAAGAAATAAATTGACGCGCCAGTTTGAGGAGCTAAGCAAACGCGGGGCTTCCCCTGAAGAATTCCAGGAATTAGGTATGAACAAATTGCGGGCCGCCGTAGTTGAAGGGGACGTTTCTTACGGTTCCCTAATGGCCGGTCAGATTGCTTCCCTGGTTAAAAAGATCGAGCCTGCCGGGGTAATAATTGAAGAAATTATGAAAGAGGCTGAAGAGGTCATCAAAAGACTTGGGGTGCTCTCGAATGAATAA
- a CDS encoding beta-ketoacyl-ACP synthase III, whose amino-acid sequence MKTRGVLITGLSKHLPDRKLTNADLEKMVETTDEWIASRTGIKERRIAAPDEPSSSLALKAAQKALLQAKIEPEQIDLIIVATVTPDMFFPSTACLIQAGLGAKRAAAFDIEAACPGFIYACAVGSQFIATGMYDCVLVVGVDTLSKIINWKDRNTCVLFGDGAGAAILRPGPAQDGFLSFVLGADGSGENFLKIPAGGSRYPASADTIANQLHTIHMHGNEVFKFAVRAMPEAALESLDRAGLKADQVDLLIPHQANLRIIEAARKRIGLPPEKIFVNLEKYGNTSAASIPVALTEAVEEGRIKEGSIVVLTAFGAGFTWAACTLRW is encoded by the coding sequence GTGAAGACAAGGGGAGTTTTAATCACGGGTCTGAGTAAACATCTACCGGATCGGAAGCTTACGAACGCAGATTTAGAAAAAATGGTAGAAACAACGGATGAATGGATTGCCTCCCGTACCGGAATAAAAGAAAGGCGAATCGCCGCACCGGATGAACCCTCTTCAAGTTTAGCCTTGAAAGCCGCTCAAAAAGCGTTGTTGCAAGCGAAAATCGAACCGGAACAGATCGATCTAATTATTGTTGCAACTGTAACCCCGGACATGTTTTTTCCCTCTACGGCGTGTTTGATCCAGGCCGGTCTTGGGGCAAAGCGAGCCGCAGCATTTGACATCGAAGCCGCATGCCCGGGTTTTATTTATGCCTGCGCAGTAGGTTCGCAATTTATTGCCACAGGAATGTACGATTGCGTTTTAGTAGTCGGAGTCGATACTCTAAGTAAAATTATTAACTGGAAGGATCGAAACACCTGTGTTTTATTTGGTGACGGTGCGGGAGCCGCAATCCTCCGGCCGGGGCCCGCTCAAGACGGGTTTTTATCTTTTGTTTTAGGTGCTGATGGCAGCGGGGAGAATTTCCTTAAAATCCCCGCTGGTGGTTCTCGCTATCCAGCCTCTGCTGATACAATTGCGAATCAACTTCACACCATCCACATGCACGGCAACGAGGTTTTCAAATTTGCGGTGAGGGCAATGCCCGAGGCAGCTTTAGAAAGCCTGGATCGGGCTGGTCTTAAGGCTGATCAGGTAGATCTCTTAATTCCCCACCAGGCAAATTTGCGCATTATTGAAGCAGCCCGAAAAAGGATAGGACTTCCACCGGAAAAAATTTTCGTGAACCTGGAGAAATATGGTAATACTTCGGCAGCTTCGATTCCTGTCGCCTTAACCGAAGCCGTAGAAGAAGGAAGGATTAAAGAAGGATCTATTGTTGTTTTAACTGCTTTTGGAGCCGGGTTCACCTGGGCAGCATGTACCTTACGCTGGTAG